TGTTTGATATGAATAGAAAAGATAAAAATATATTATATTATTATATTAAAACATTTGGTTGTCAAATGAATGTGAATGACTCTGAATATTTGGCAGGTCAACTCGAAGATATTGGTTATGTAATGACATCAGATTTGAATAAAGCTGACCTTATTATCTTAAATACCTGTTGCGTTAGAGAAAAGGTAGAGCAAAAGATTTACAGTTTAGCAGGTATAATCAATAAAATTAAGAAGGAAAAGCCCGAACTTATTTTTGGAATCTGTGGTTGTCTGGCTCAGAAGGAAAAAGAAAATATCCAAAAAAAAGCACCTACAGTTGATTTAATATTTGGACCATCTCAAATTACTTCATTCATAGAGATATTAGAGCTTTACTGGCAAAATAAAGGAATGAAAACCATTACTTTATGTGATAATACAGAATTATTACAATTAGCAAACAAACCGATAAAATACCATAGCTCCATTACAGCATATGTCCAAATTATGAAAGGATGTAATAATTTTTGTTCTTATTGTATTGTTCCCTATACTAGAGGCTTTGAAGAAAGCAGATCTTTACAAGAGATATTAAATGAAATTGAAAAATTAGTAAAGAAAAACTATAAAGAGATAATATTGTTGGGACAGAATGTTAATTCTTATGGAAAAGATCTAAGTAATGGAGATAATTTTTTAACGTTACTTTCAAAAATTAATGACATAAATGGAATTGAAAGAATCAGATTCATTACTTCACATCCCAAAGATTTCAATCTTGATTTAATTAAAGTTATTAAAAATGGTAATAAAATTTGCGAACATATTCATTTACCTCTTCAATCCGGATCAGATAGGATATTACAAGAAATGAATAGAAAGTACAATATGGAACAATATTACAATATTATTAATAATATTAGGAAATATATTCCTGAAGCCAGTATTACTACTGACGTAATGGTTGGTTTTCCAGGGGAAAAAGAAGGAGATTTTCAAGAAACAGTTAAAACCTTTCAAAATATTCAGTTTGATTCTGCTTATACCTTTATCTATTCTAATCGAAAAGAGACTCTATCCTCTTTTTTTGGGCAAGAAGTAACCCTTTTAACTAAGAAAAAACGTTTGTGGACCTTATTAAAAATACAAAATAATATAACTACCAGAATAAATCAACATTTAATAGGTAAAACAATAGAAATACTGGTTGAAAATAAATCTAAAAAGGGAATAGAAAAGCAATATTGGGGAAAAACAAGAACAAATAAAATAGTTGTTTTTAGCTGTTCTGATGATAATAATGATTTGTTAGGTAAATTAGTCAATGTGGAAATCAAACAGGCAGATTCTTATACCTTGTTTGGGGAGTTGGTTGATGTTAAATATTAACAAAATAATTGTTCTTACCGGTCCGACCTCTAGTGGAAAAACAGAAATATCCATCAAAATTGCCCAGATTATACCAGATTTGGAAATTATCTCTGCTGATTCAATGCAAATCTATAAAGATATGGATATTGGTACAGATAAACCAGGAGAGGAAATACTAAATAAATATAAACATCATTGTATTAGTTTAATTGAACCATCAGAAAGTTATGATGTTAAACAATATACTAAACAAGCACAAAAATGTATTTATGATATATTAACTCGAAATAAAAAACCTATTATTGTGGGGGGAACGGGGCTTTACATTAAAACACTTATCAATCCAATATTTCGAGGTCCCGGTCGAAACCAAAAAATTAGAGATGAATTAACTGAATTAGCTAAAGAGAAGGGGAATATATT
This is a stretch of genomic DNA from Atribacterota bacterium. It encodes these proteins:
- the miaB gene encoding tRNA (N6-isopentenyl adenosine(37)-C2)-methylthiotransferase MiaB; the protein is MNRKDKNILYYYIKTFGCQMNVNDSEYLAGQLEDIGYVMTSDLNKADLIILNTCCVREKVEQKIYSLAGIINKIKKEKPELIFGICGCLAQKEKENIQKKAPTVDLIFGPSQITSFIEILELYWQNKGMKTITLCDNTELLQLANKPIKYHSSITAYVQIMKGCNNFCSYCIVPYTRGFEESRSLQEILNEIEKLVKKNYKEIILLGQNVNSYGKDLSNGDNFLTLLSKINDINGIERIRFITSHPKDFNLDLIKVIKNGNKICEHIHLPLQSGSDRILQEMNRKYNMEQYYNIINNIRKYIPEASITTDVMVGFPGEKEGDFQETVKTFQNIQFDSAYTFIYSNRKETLSSFFGQEVTLLTKKKRLWTLLKIQNNITTRINQHLIGKTIEILVENKSKKGIEKQYWGKTRTNKIVVFSCSDDNNDLLGKLVNVEIKQADSYTLFGELVDVKY